From Lujinxingia litoralis, one genomic window encodes:
- a CDS encoding sigma-70 family RNA polymerase sigma factor: protein MLVDKPTRKGARIKGSDEDMALDAGSLRDVSELFGDLSLPMMRGSNLNLPASADPLTAYLARLNYIEPLPAEEQQELAERYVNEDDRNAGKMLILTNLRLVVKLAREYQRRWTNLLDLIQEGNVGLAEAVTRYDPYRGVKFTSYAQYWIRAMILNYLMNHLHPVKIGSSRAGRKLFYNLKKARRELMRQGHPNPTPALIADYLDVDESEVVRVAAQLDAPPVYLDAQAPGHEKTTIGELMQSESADPESLVTDYDLASRLREAINAFGQSLEDEREMTIWFDRMIAEDPRSLVDLGEYWGVSKERIRQVEVQIRDDFRRFLLDRLGDEVEIDFLDQLG from the coding sequence GTGCTCGTTGACAAGCCCACGCGCAAAGGCGCCCGCATTAAGGGCAGCGACGAGGATATGGCCCTCGACGCGGGCTCGCTGCGCGACGTCTCCGAACTCTTCGGAGACCTGAGCCTGCCGATGATGCGTGGCTCCAACCTCAACCTTCCGGCCAGCGCCGATCCACTCACCGCGTACCTGGCCCGACTCAACTACATTGAGCCGCTGCCGGCCGAGGAACAACAAGAGTTGGCCGAGCGCTACGTCAACGAAGACGACCGCAACGCCGGCAAGATGCTCATCCTCACCAACCTGCGCCTGGTCGTAAAACTCGCCAGGGAATACCAGCGGCGCTGGACCAACCTGCTGGACCTGATCCAGGAGGGCAACGTCGGCCTGGCCGAAGCCGTCACCCGCTACGATCCCTACCGCGGGGTCAAGTTCACCAGTTACGCCCAGTACTGGATTCGGGCGATGATTCTCAACTACCTGATGAATCATCTCCACCCGGTCAAAATCGGCAGCTCCCGCGCCGGCCGAAAGCTCTTCTACAACCTCAAAAAGGCGCGCCGGGAGTTGATGCGTCAGGGCCACCCCAACCCCACTCCGGCCCTGATCGCCGACTACCTCGACGTCGACGAAAGCGAAGTGGTGCGCGTGGCCGCTCAACTCGACGCGCCCCCGGTCTACCTCGACGCTCAGGCCCCCGGTCACGAAAAGACCACCATCGGGGAGCTGATGCAGTCGGAATCGGCCGACCCCGAATCTCTGGTCACCGATTACGACCTGGCCAGCCGATTGCGCGAGGCCATCAACGCCTTCGGCCAGAGCCTGGAAGACGAACGGGAGATGACCATCTGGTTCGATCGCATGATCGCCGAAGACCCCCGCAGCCTGGTGGATTTGGGCGAATACTGGGGCGTCTCCAAAGAACGCATCCGACAGGTCGAGGTGCAGATCCGTGACGATTTCCGCCGCTTTCTGCTCGACCGGCTCGGCGACGAGGTCGAGATCGATTTCCTCGATCAGCTTGGCTGA
- the lspA gene encoding signal peptidase II: MKSQSMWKYGLFAMIVVIGVALDQWSKWYAESWLATERPGFFSHPIVLEVPQEAEGTTVEEYLGQTFEANSPEEVKAMAQLYTRTEDGVHLRPETELEAGQIIEVTNRDVTVIEGYWDFQYTRNPGAAFGLFADKDSEFRKPFFLGVSLLAVLIILGLLRGVQNDQKLLLWALALIAGGALGNFIDRVRYGYVTDFIVWKYTDVYRWPTFNVADALICVGVAFMVIEMIRDMLRERNQAGEAIEIEAQA; this comes from the coding sequence ATGAAAAGCCAGTCCATGTGGAAATACGGACTCTTCGCGATGATCGTGGTCATTGGCGTAGCGCTCGACCAGTGGTCGAAGTGGTACGCTGAGAGCTGGCTCGCTACGGAGCGCCCGGGATTCTTCTCGCACCCGATTGTGCTGGAAGTTCCTCAGGAGGCGGAGGGCACGACGGTCGAGGAGTACCTGGGGCAGACCTTTGAGGCGAATTCGCCGGAAGAGGTCAAGGCCATGGCGCAGCTCTACACTCGGACAGAAGACGGTGTGCACCTGCGGCCCGAAACCGAGTTGGAGGCCGGGCAGATCATCGAGGTGACCAATCGCGATGTCACCGTGATCGAGGGGTACTGGGACTTTCAGTACACCCGCAATCCGGGCGCGGCCTTTGGGCTTTTTGCCGATAAAGATAGCGAGTTCCGAAAACCCTTCTTTCTGGGGGTGAGCCTGCTGGCGGTGTTGATCATCCTGGGGCTCTTGCGCGGGGTTCAAAACGACCAGAAGCTGCTTTTGTGGGCGCTGGCGCTGATCGCCGGTGGCGCGCTGGGGAACTTCATCGACCGGGTGCGCTACGGTTACGTCACGGACTTCATCGTCTGGAAGTACACTGACGTCTATCGCTGGCCGACCTTTAACGTGGCCGATGCCCTGATCTGTGTGGGTGTGGCGTTTATGGTCATTGAGATGATTCGCGATATGCTCCGCGAGCGCAATCAGGCTGGCGAGGCGATCGAGATCGAGGCGCAGGCCTGA